tcacttaagtcatgtcctactctttgtgaccccatggactgtagcctgccgggctcctctgtccatggcatttttccaggcaagaatactggagtgggttgccatatccttctccaggggaatcttcccagatcaaggatcgaacctgcatctcctgccttggcaggcagattctttaccactgaactacgagggaagcccatagaggggcggggggcagggaaaGCATTTAAGGTTGAGAGAATCAGAAAGATACCAGATACACAGGGGATGGGTGTTGTCGGGAGCCAGGGATGGCTTTGGAATTCAGAATGGGGAGATGAGGCTGACAAGGCTAGAAAAACTAGTCACATATAAGGGTCTTGAGTGTTTCAAGGCTCATTCCTAAGAGTGATAGGGAACCAAGAAAAGCTTGCCAGAGAATCTATAGCTGTTCTAGCTGGCAAGGTGATGGGGTTCTGCGACAAGGGCCTCAGGAGCCCTGATGACAGAAGGAAGAGTCTGTTCTAGGGGAGCAGAAAACACAAGGAAAACTCCTGGGTTCAAAGCATTACTTTGAACTAACTAGCAGGCTCCTAGTTTTCCTTTGGCTCATAGACTGTCCTCCTATATAGGCTCCGCTTCCTTTGAGTAGCCTTTATTGTTTTGGGCCgtgctgtgcagcttgtgggatgttagttccccaaccaagggtgGAACCCTGGCCcgcttgcagtggaagcatggagtcctaactgctggactgccaagAAATTCCTGAGAAGCCTTTCAATGCTGGTATTCCTACAGCCTGGTCTTTCTGCTCTGTCAGTACGTTCTCTCAGCTGACCCCATCTGTAACCAAGGCTTCAAGTGCCAACTCTATATTGACAACTCCCAAATCTGTTCTCTCCAACCCAAACCTCTCCCAAACTGAACACCCATATAGCCACCTGCCTATCTGACAGTTCTGCTAGGGAGAGGGTTTCCATATTTAAAAGGCACCTTGAAAACTTGTCTAAAACCAGACTCGTGATCTTATACAAATCTGGCTCCCTCACTGTTCACTGTCTTAGTGAACGGGCCCTCTGTCCATCTGCCTGGAGCCCACACCTCCTCACTCTGTATGCAAAAGTCCTCTCATCCATCCACTTTaattctctccatctctgtcaTCAATAACCCAATCAAAATTGCTCTCATCTCTTCTGCACCAGAGTAGCCACCTAtctcaatttctccatctattcttCCACCTCTCATCTTTTCCAAAGTTGCCAGAAAAACCTTCTAAAGGTGTAAACATAATTATGTCACCCCTCACTTTAACACTCATTGGCTTCCAAAACTCCTGAGTACAAAAACTAAACTTACAATGGCTTATAGAGTCCCATGAGAAAGTAGCACTTCTATCCACTACTACCCTCTCCTGCCCTGGAATCTACTTTCTTCTGGCAGAATGCCCCCCAAACCCGGAAGCCACAAACTAATCCTATATCTTCAGACCTCAGCTACCCACCTAGGTCAGACTCCATAGAGCACCAAATCCTCCCAGCATTATTTAGCTCTTGAGCACCTACAATGTACCAGGCACTTCTGAAAATAAagcagtgagaggctttattctGTTCTCAAAGAGCTTGCTTTCTGGCCTGAGTGAGAGGGACAaggaataaaaatgcaaataattttcaGATCCTGAAAAATGCCAAAAAAGAAAGCTGTAGGATAATGAAGTCATTCTCACTGCAACCTGTACTTTTCCTTCATGCTTACCCATGACAACTTGtaattttgtgtgtatttgaTTACTGCCATTGTCTCCCCATAGCACAGTGCCTGAAAAACAGTAGACACTTGGTAAATAGTCGCTAAGTGAATGAAGCTGGGATCAATCCTAAGTAAGTTGGCTTATACAATTTGGTTCCCCTGGAATTCACCTTCCCCAAGATGTCCCTTTGAGCTCTTGTAAGTGGTATCGACATCTGTACGGAAGGGAATGTATCTTCTGCATACGACCCAAGTCAGAGCACTTTTACCAACTACCTGTTAAGTAGCAGGACACCATCCCCGAAATCCGGCGGAGGGTAGGGGGGATTCTTACCCTTTCTCGCCTTTGTTGATAAATTTCTGAACCTCCTTCACCCCGCGCcgaatctgcttctgcttcacggCTGCAACGACAGAACAATCAGTCGGGGGGGCCTCGGCCTGCCACCCGCGTCCCGCCCCGGCTCGGCGTGCACCGCACCTTTCTTGATGCATTTGTAGAGCTTCCGCGTGAGACGGCGAGAAGCCAGAGGCTGCGCGATGGGGTTCAGATTCACCAGCAGTTCATGGTAAGTGCGCTCTCCGCAGCACGCGTCCGCCTGAGCCTCCGGCCCGTCCGGATCTGCCTTTATTTTGGTCATGGCAGCGACTGTGGCAACCTACCACTCAAGGAACAAGTCCACGCGGCCGGCACTTCAGAAATCACTTCCGGGTCGTGCTACTCTGCGGGAAGAGGCAGTAAGACATAGCCAATTAGGAAACAGGGAGCTCCGAGGGGTGGAGTCTTGGCAGTAGGGGCGGGGCCACCCCCTCAATGCAGGCGGGGCGGAAGCGGTTTAGGACACGAGTTGGCATGCAATctgtgaatttgggcaaactccgggagatagtgaaaggcagaggagcctagcgtgctacagtccattgagtcgcaAAGAATAGCACACAACTTCGCGACTAAACAACGGAGGGCCTATGAGGCGAGGGGCGAAGGCCGGAGGGAGGCGGGCCCTGGAGGAGGCGAAGAGGGACTAGGATCCGGGCTTGGGTTTGTGTGAGAGTTCAGCGTCACAGGTGTTGGCGGTGCGAGGAGGAAGCTACCGGTATGGGCGTGACCGCATCTAAGTGGACGGGAGCCTTGCTCAAAGGGCGGGGTCTGCGACCAGGGTTGTGGAATGGGAAGTCTTAGGTGTGATTCCAAACCTCCTTAGAATCTGATCCCTCACTTGGGCAGTTCCGATCCCCATCTGGTGCCAGGTCCTGAGTTGGTCCTGGGTGCTGTACCCTAGGTGCCAAGGTTAAGGTAAAGCCTGGCACTGCTTGCGATTTCTTCGTTCTAGCATGGTTCTCACACACTGCTTTCTCTCTACTGGCGAGGGATGGAGCCATTCACTCACTAAGCGCCTCGGTCTAGACCGCTTTTCTTCGGAGAACTCGGTACCACCCTTTCCGCAGGTATCTGCTCAGCTAGCTGTTAATCACGGGAGAGATTCTCCTGACCAACGTACCTAAAATTAAAGTTCTCTGCCTACCTCCCGCCGGCATCCTCTAACCCTCTTGTTTTCTTCGTACTTCCCGCCGCCGCCTGGCGTCACACCCACAAAGGGCATGACGGAGACCGCTGGTGGGAGCTGAGAGGGAAGACAATGTGAACACGGGCTGAGACTTGAGGGTGGGGAAGTGCGCTGAGTAGGCGGCGCGTTTGCAGTTAACGCTAGAGGATTaattgggctaccctggtggctcagatggtaaagaatctgcaggcaatgagagagacccgggttagatccctgggttgggaagatcccgtgaaggaaatagcgacccactccactccaatattcttgcctggagaatcccatggacaaaggagcctggagggctatagtccatggagatCGCAAagagggacacgactgagcgactaacacacacatacagtgctGGGGAGGTGAGCAGGCCTAGACTGGGGTGGATCTCGTACCTCTGACATTTCTTGTACTCTGTCTTGGAACGTTGGATgaatatttgttgttatttagtcgcttagtcgtgtctgactcttttgtgaccccatggatgtagcccaccaggcttctctgtccatgggatttcccaggcaagaatactggagtgaattgccatttccttctctagggaaatcttcccaacccagagatcaaacaggcgtctcctgtattggcaggcagattctttaccactgagccaccagggaagcgaatCATTGCTATACATCAGTTGCCTTTGATTATGTGGTGGTAGGCGGGCCATTTTTGTAGTGGAACAGGCCAAAAAGTGGAACTTTAAAAGTCTGCAGGTGGCCTTGACAGCAGGGGACAGTTACGCCAACTGAAAACCTGAACTTTTAACCCTGAAACCAAGTGCAGCCATTACATAAATATACAAGTACTCTTGTTTtcagactttaaactttttattttgtattgggatacagCTGGTTaaaaatgttgtggtagtttcaggtgaacagggaaggaacccagccatacatatacatgaatacaTTCTCCCCTAAACACCCGCTCCCAtacaggctggcacataacattgaacagagttccttgtgctatacaataggtccttgttggttatccattttattttatttttttaatttaaaaaattttttaaaattttattttatttttaaactttacataattgtattagttttgccaaatatcaaaatgaatccatcacaggtatacatgtgctccccatcctgaaccctcctccctcctccctccccataccattcctctgggtcgtcccagtgcactagccccaagcatccagtatcgtgcattgaacctggacagtAGTGTGTACCTGACCTTCCCCaaatccctaactatcccttccctctggcaacAATAAGTCATGTTCTGAGTTTGTgactgtctttctgttttgtaagttcatttgtataatttcttttttgaatccacatataagggatgtcatgtgatattcctccttttctgtctgacttatttcactcggTATTACACTCTtttggtccatccatgttgctacaaatggcattgtcattctttttaatggctgagtaatattccatcatatatattatcataccttctttatccattcctctgttgatggacatttaggttgcttccatgtcttggctattgtaaacagtgctgtaatgaacactggagtgctgGGAGCCGGTGaaacattccactcgtgacaaaggtcatgaggaaggaggctcggcatacgcaaaggcgggatcgagcctcgggagtctccccggatattctcgagcatcttccccccaaaaaccagagtctgcctactttattgctttgtgctctcacctctgactttactgggggctgtcccccaccaccatcttgctctgtctgtcaaagagttaacttacagctccaattaataaagttcctgggcaattaggagtgtttaaatccatacccctcagatggctctctaactcgcctgacaagtttacccggactcctacagctatgcatacgattgtttacagtctcccagcctcgagaggcgcaggaagcttaagatactcaaatagcttagagcctctcagagaattagaaactgtcagaataaactagtaaaagatttcattgatgagccaatgcttgttgccaagttttcacatcccctgaattgtatccttgaatatgtattcattaatatagttggtatgtagaaaaaataagtagtggccttggtgttagtaactttagacccttaaggtaataaattctttcctttgttgtaaacccattacacatccgccctataggaatgcaattttatcttcggaagatggcgccaaaccttaaaataattactcttagagaaaataagtctttgttgataagtccttgtcaagagtcataaaatgttagtaggccttctggccagaagatgatgtaaatcacctaaaccatttgtatacgataaatttgcaggaaagaaaccctggtttttgataaggatctaaaactgctgactttgcatcccctattatcctctatgtgtaacttagggtatataagcccctgttgaaaataaagctacgggccttgctcaccaacgcttggtctccccatgtcattcttccctttaacttccagctgagtctccatctggagcgcggaacccaccgtgcttactaattatgcctgggcttctcagacccacttgagaaggtgtccaggggcaccttccgctattcgagagggcgcctgcggcctacgtaagtggtgcaaacttcttgtcttgaagttttattggtctcccacgtaaaccaagctactcagcctcttttcttcactgaattttcctactgagctatcctcattctattactctttatatctctgataaataaataaatagtcgccgacgccatctccccttcgaacaccctggatcagccggggctggacctcggcactggagtgcatgtatccttcCAAATcgtgttttgttttccagatatatgcccacgagtgggattgcagagtcataggataactctgtttttagttttttaaggaacctccattctgttctccatagtggctgtaccaatttacattcccaccaacagtgtaggagggttcccttcttgccacaccctttccagcatttgttgtttgtggattttttgatgatagccattctgaccagtatgaggtgatgtctctttgtagttttgatttgcatttctctaataactagcaatgctgaacatcttttcatgtgcctattggccatctgtatatcctctttggagaaatgtctattcaggtcttctgcccattttttgaatagGTTGTTTGTTTATGCTGTTAAGTGTCATAagctatttgtaaattttggagactaatcccttatcagtcacatcatttgcaaatatttttctcccagtctttgaattgtcttttcattttgtttattgtttcctttactgtgcaaaagcttttaagtttaagtaggttccatttgtttatttttgtttttatttccattattcagaGAGATGAAtcaaaaaagatgttgctgtgatttttatgagaaagtgttctgcctatgttttcctctagaagttttatagtgtctggtctcacatttaggtctttaatccattttgagtttatttttgtgagtagagttaaagaatgatctaatttcatttttttttttttttttttacaggtggctgtccagttttcccagcacaatttgttgaagagactgtctttccaacattgtgtagtcttacctcatttgtcatagattaattgaccataggtgcttgggcttatttctgggttttctatactgttccattgatgtatgtttctatttttgtgccagtacgtactgttttgatgactgtagctttgtaatatagtctgaagtcacagagcctgattcctccagctctgtttttctttttaaagattgctttggctatttgaaatCTTGAGTCtccatacattttaaatattgaaatttttaattctagttctgcaaaaaaaaatgccattggtaatttgataggtgttacattgaatctgtagattgcctatctttctgaaactattccaaaaagttACAGAGGAAGGAAGCTTCAAAACTCATtttgtgaggccaccatcactctaataccaaaaccagacaaagatatcacacacacaaaaagaaaattacaggctaatatcactgatgaatatagatgcaaatagtcctcagcaaaatattagcaatctgtatccaacaatacattaaaaaaatcatacaaagtgTCAGCTTTTTGAGTCATAAGACAATGAAATGCCAAGAATAAATCTGTCATTAGTAAACCTCTCTGATGATCAATAGggattcatcccagggatgcaaggacttTTCAACATccgcaaatcaatgtgatacaccacatcaacatattgaagaataaaaaccatatgatcatctcaatagatgcagaaaaaccttttgacaaaattcaaaattcagcatctatttatgattaaaaaaaaaaaaaaaactctccagaaagtgggcatagatgGTACACatctcagcataataaaggccatatatgacaaacctacagctagcatcatactcagtggtaaaaagctgaaagcattccctctaagatcagggataagacaaggatgtccattctcaccactttattcaacatagttttgaaagtcctagctacagcaatcagagaaaaagaagaaagggaacccaaattggaaaagaagaaattaaactgtCAATGTTTGCGGATGACacgatactatacatagaagatCCTAAAGATACTACCAGAAAAATACTAGGACTCGGCAATGAATTTGGCAAAGTCACAGGTTACAAAATTAACACAtggaaatctgttgcatttctatacacttaacaacaaaagatcagaaagagaaattcaagaagcaactccatttaccatcacataaaaaaagaatctaggaatgaacctacctaaggagacaaaagacctgtactctgaacaCTACAAGCtgctgaagaaagaaatcaagacataaacagatggaaaggtgtaccatgtttgtggattgaaagaatcaatattaaaaaaatgactacactatctagtgttcttgcctggagaatcccaggtacgggggagcctggtgggcttccgtctatggggtcgcacagagtcggacatgactgaagcgacttagcagcagcagcagcagcatcccaaaACAAGTAGCTTTTTGAAACAGTATTTTAATAGGAAAAGTAGGATGTAATCCATTCTAACCTTAGACCCCCCAAAATttcacaaatagaaaaatatatcaatTGAGCAATGAAAATGGTTATATAAGCAAcaaaatataattagaaaataaagtttgtatgCACAATGTAACCAAAAATTGATCTTTCAAATGTTTTTACTGTGTAATTTCTTGAGTAAAGATAACCTGTCCTGAGCTTTAGGACTGGTGGCTACTGTCAGATTTGCCTTTATGTCTACCACTTTGCTACAGCATTTCTCACCCCAAACcctcccctgccttcctccccctAGGTCTTGCAGTAGAAGTTCTGGCCCTTCTTGGGGAGCCCTCCCCAAATGGCACATGAGACCATGAGAGCAGCGCTCCTCTGAGCACACAgctggctgggcttcccaggtggttttcTATTCCTCTTTCAAGCTTGTTGGTTGGGTGACAATATATCAGGGTTGCAAAGGGGAAAGGTGTTCCCAGATGTGTGCACTGGGCATGATTAACTCTACAGAGAATTTCATCCCCACGAAACCCAATTCAAGCAATTGTGCTTGACTCACCTCACCAAGGTCTCAGGGATGAAGACCTCTCAGTTTTTATGTGGAAAGAGGAAGGAATTAAAAATGCATGTGCCAAGCACATTACATGCAATAGCTCACAAAGAATACTTTTATTATTCACAATTTCCTTAGGTTCATAACGGTAATAACTTCATGCAGCTCACACAAagctgagtttgaatcctgtcCACTAGTGTCCAAACTCATGCTTTG
The nucleotide sequence above comes from Bos indicus isolate NIAB-ARS_2022 breed Sahiwal x Tharparkar chromosome 7, NIAB-ARS_B.indTharparkar_mat_pri_1.0, whole genome shotgun sequence. Encoded proteins:
- the NHP2 gene encoding H/ACA ribonucleoprotein complex subunit 2; this encodes MTKIKADPDGPEAQADACCGERTYHELLVNLNPIAQPLASRRLTRKLYKCIKKAVKQKQIRRGVKEVQKFINKGEKGIMVLAGDTLPIEVYCHLPVMCEDRNLPYVYIPSKTDLGAAAGSKRPTCVIMVKPHEEYQEAYDECLEEVQALPPPM